A stretch of Cicer arietinum cultivar CDC Frontier isolate Library 1 chromosome 5, Cicar.CDCFrontier_v2.0, whole genome shotgun sequence DNA encodes these proteins:
- the LOC101496743 gene encoding 2-hydroxy-palmitic acid dioxygenase MPO1-like: MGLLDLEKHFAFYGAYHSNPINVAIHIVFVWPILFTALIILYFTPPLFSPSQTLLNLLHPVLIFNLGFFFTVFYALFYAALDVKAGSFVAFLTFLSWVSSSFVANSLGFDLAWKIVLAAQVFCWTGQFIGHGVFEKRAPALLDNLAQAFLMAPFFVVLEILQSSIGYEPYPGFETKVKARIDANIKEWQDKKQKKLS, translated from the exons ATGGGTCTATTAGATCTGGAAAAGCACTTCGCGTTCTACGGCGCGTATCACAGCAACCCAATAAACGTAGCAATCCACATCGTCTTTGTTTGGCCCATCCTTTTCACCGCTCTCATTATCCTCTATTTCACCCCTCCCCTCTTTTCTCCTTCCCAAACACTTCTTAATCTTCTCCACCCTGTTTTAATTTTCAACCTTGGTTTCTTCTTCACCGTTTTCTATGCTCTCTTCTATGCTGCTTTGGATGTGAAAGCTGGTTCCTTCGTTGCTTTCCTCACTTTTCTCTCTTGGGTTTCTTCTAGTTTCGTCGCCAATTCCCTCGGCTTTGACCTCGCTTGGAAG ATAGTGTTGGCGGCTCAAGTGTTCTGTTGGACCGGTCAATTTATTGGTCATGGTGTATTTGAG AAACGTGCACCAGCTCTATTGGACAATCTTGCTCAAGCTTTTCTAATGGCTCCTTTCTTTGTGGTTCTTGAG ATTCTCCAATCATCCATTGGATATGAACCATATCCTGGATTTGAGACAAAGGTGAAGGCAAGGATAGATGCTAATATCAAAGAATGGCAGGACAAGAAACAAAAGAAACTTTCTTAA